TATCCAGCCGCCCTTCTTTGCCCGCATGGCGACGGTGCTGCAGGAGGTTGAGGCAAATTATGACGTGATCCTCTTCGATTGCCCGCCCCAGCTCGGCTATCTGACAATGTCGGCGCTTTGTGCCTCGACCGGGGTTCTGATCACGGTTGTGCCCAATATGCTCGACGTCGCCTCAATGTCGCAGTTCCTGCAGATGAGTGCGGATCTTCTGGACGTGGTGGGCAACGCCGGCGCGCAGATGGAATTCGACTTCCTGCGCTTCCTGATCAATAGGTATGAACCCAACGACGGGCCGCAACAACAGGTCGTCGCCTTCCTCAGGCAACTCTTCGGCAAAGAGGTTATGACGGCGCATATGCTTAAATCTACTGCCGTTTCTGACGCAGGCCTAACCCAGCAAACAGTTTATGAAGTAGAGCGTACGCAGTTCCATCGAAATACTTACGATCGTGCAATAGACTCTCTCAATCAAGTCAATGAAGAGATCGAAACACTCATTCAACATGCATGGGGTCGCTAATGGCACGCAAAGGTATTCTTAGCTCTGACACCACACCAACCACCGCCCAACGGTCCGAGCCAAAGGCCCGAATGATGCCACGGGGCGCGGTTGGAGCCCTGCAATCCTCGCTGACGCGGCTGCAGGAAAACGCGGTACAGGACATCGACGCCGCGCTGATCGATGATGCGGGGCTTGAGGACCGTTTGGGGCTGGATGATGCCGCGCACCGTCAACTGGTCGAAAGCCTGCGCACCTATGGCCAGCAGGTGCCCGTTCTGCTGCGCCCCAATACCAAGGTTCAGGGACGATTTGAGATCGTCTATGGGCGCCGTCGCCTGAAAGCGCTCCGTGAGCTAGGGGTGCCGGTAAAGGCGATGATCCGCCAGCTGGATGACCATGCCTTGGTGATGGCCCAGGGTCAGGAAAACACCGCGCGTCAGGATCTTTCATTTATTGAGAAGGCATCTTTTGCCGCACAATTGCAGGACAGCGGCTATGACCGGCAGACAATCGCTGCGGCCCTGTCGATTGATATGCCAATGGTGTCGCGCATGTTGAAGGTCGGCACAGCCTTTGAGTTGGATTTTCTCCGTCAGATCGGCTCTGCGCCTGGCATTGGCCGCGAACGCTGGATGGCGCTTGCCAAGGCGATGCAGGAGCCGGGAGCGCGCGCCCGTGTGATTGACCGAATGCGCACGCCCAACTTTCCGGCCTCGCCATCCGACGCCCGATTTGAAGCCGCATTGGCCCTCGCACAACAGGCCAGCAGGGAAAAGTCAAAACCCAAACCCCTCAAGGCCGCTGCGCGCGTGCTTGAGGGGCCGGATGGCCGTCCTCTGGCTGACCTGCGCCGCAGTGGAAGGGGTGTCTCGGTGACGATCGCGGCCAAAGACAATGCAGAGTTTGACGCATGGTTCGAAGCAAATGCCGAAACCCTGCTGAACGAACTTCACGAGCGTTTCACGACCGAAACCTCGGAAGAGTAACGACCAACAGGCAAGAGACAGAAAAGGAGGCACGAACCCCGGCAAGAAAAAAGCCCCCCAGGACATACATCCCAGAAGGCTCATTTCAAACTTAGCATCCTTGAAATACCCCCTTCGAATCGGTCCTGTCAACTCTGTGCGCTGCACAGGGGTGGATGATTTTTGCCTTTTCGTGAAAAACTGTATGAAACATGCTTCCCAAGCCGCGTTTGGGATGGCGGAGCCGTGCGCCCTGCCCTCCGTGGACAAATGGGACATCCTCTCGGCGTTGACCAAGGCAGCGCCCGAATTTGGTGTATCTCATCGAACACTTAGCGTTTTGAAAACCCTGATGACGTTTCTGCCCGAGCAAATGATTGCGGCAGAACGTGGTGGGGCCGTGGTCTTTCCATCGAACCGGAAACTCAGTGAACGGTTGAATGGAATGCCTGAAAGCACGATGCGTCGACACCTTGCCAAGCTGGTCGAAACTGGGATTGTCTGCCGTCAGGACAGCCCCAATCGCAAGCGCTTTGCCCGCAACATCGGCGCGGACCGTGCAATCGCCTATGGGTTTGACCTCTCCCCGCTCGCGGTCCACGCAGCACAGGTGCACGCCATCGCAGCAGAGAACGCCCTGAAAGCAGAGCGTATTGCCGTGCTACGCGACCGGCTCGCACTGTTGAGACAGGAAATCTTGGCATCCTGTCAGCAGCTGTCTCCCCTGCCCCAAGAAACGCTGGAACGCGCCCGCCTGACCCTACGCCGCCGCACGGACGAGGCAGATCTGACCGCACTAGTCGATGCCCTAACTGGTATTGCCGCCACGCTCCCTGCCCCGCCGACACGGGACACCCAACTAAAAACATGCGCGAGATCAGCCGAAATGAGCGGCAGCGACAACCAGAATGGACGGCACATACAGTATTCAAATAAATCTATTTCTGACTCTGAAGGCCCATCGCAACAAGAAACCACAGAGACTGAGGAAACCGCAGCGCAAAGCATAGAAGCGCCATTGCAAGACGTTCTGTCCTCCTGTCATGAATACAGGCAGTTCTTTCCCGATGGCATCCGATCCTGGCATGATCTCACACGTACAGCCAACCAGCTGGTCCCAATGATGGGAATTGAACAACCCGTCTTTCACGAAGCAGAGCGCATTATGGGCAGTCAGATCGCCTCTACGCTAGTGCTGTGTATGCTTGAGCGAGTTGGGGAAATCCGCAGTCCAGGTGCCTATCTCCGCCGTCTGTCCCAAAAGGCACAAGTTGGGCAGTTTTCAATCAAAACAATCATCGCATCAATCAGACAACGGCAGAAATTGTCAGCTGACAATTTTGAAACTGTTCCGGGCTGATCCAATGTTGCGTGATGCAGTACCCGCGTACCATGCTCCCGTCCCTTCTGATCCAGGAGCGTGCAGATCAACCGGCTATCGACGGGCTGAGACAACACATATCGGAAAATTGTCAGCTGACAATTTTAAGAGCAAGGGAAGAAAAATCACGCGCGCACTGCGTCGATATCCTCATGCGTTGTCTCGGACAGTGCAAGTAAATCACTCCAGACCGCTTCGTTACCCGCACCAAGCAGCTCAATATGGCCAAGGAACTTGCGATCATACTCCGCAGGATCAAACGTGACAAAACGCCCGCCACAGTCGCGCAGCGTGTCCGCATAGCGCTGAACGCCACTTGGCGGCACAACCACGTCGTCCTTGGCAACGCAAATCCGAAGCTGGGGCAGGGGGCGTTTGTAATCTGGTCGGGGCAGGGCGCTGCCGATATCACTGGCAAAGAAATCACGACGGGTGCACCAGCGGCGCCACTGCCAATAAACCCCGGCAGGCAGATCGGAACCAAACCCCAGCGATTTTCCGGGCAGATAACCCATCAGCGCCGTTGCCAGTGGACCGAGCAGAAACCAAAAGGTCAAAACCAAGGGACGATAGCTCCACGGGTGGTCCCAGTGATAGGCAAAGCCGCTGCCGATTGTTGTGATCCGGGTCACACGAGGATCATAGTCATGGAAAGCTACGCCAAGCCCCCCCAGGGAATGCCCCAGAACCCAGATCGGTCCATGAGGGGCCAGATTCACTAGCGCTGCCAAGGCCGCGCTTTGATCGTCCAGCATCCAGTCCGCCATTGTCAGCGGGCTGTCTTTCTGGTGCCGGGTCAGGCTTTCGCCAAAGTCGCGATAATCATAGGTCAGCACGTTCAGACCCTGTTGCACTGCCCACTGTACGAAATGGCGATAAAATCGCTGTGGAACACCGGTGGCGCCGTTCAAGACCAAAGACGCGCGGGGGGATCCACTGGCACGATAGAAGGTGCCTACTATCGTTGATCCTGCGCAGGGGATCGCGACTTTCTCAGCGGCCTGTTCCATCATATTTTCTCGTATCCCATTGCCTAGACCACTTGGTCTATATCAGTTGTAGACCGTCTGGTCTAGGTGCGATAGAGATGACGCCATGTCATCAAGTGAGAACCGCGATAAACTGATCCGCATTGCCTCTCGGCTGTTTCGCAGCAAAGGCTATGATGGGGTTGGGCTGAAAGAGATCCTCGTGGCAGCAGAACTGCCCAAGGGGTCGCTATACTATCATTTTCCAGGCGGCAAAGTTGAATTGGCCGATGCGGCGACTCGCTGGGCGGGCGACTGGGTGGCGCGGATGCTTGGCCAGTGTTTCAACGTCGCCACAAGTTTTGAAGAGGGCGGGATGAAGGCTTGCGAAGCGCTTGCCGCAGCTGCTGAGCACAACAACAGCGTGCCCGCCTGTCCTGTGGTCAGCATCCTTCAGGCGGCGCCTTCGGAACCTGCGCTGCGCAAAACTGCCGAAGAGATCTACGATACATGGACAGCGGGTCTGGTCGGGCAGGCGAAACGGTTCGGGATTGCCGACCCCCAACAGTCGGCGCTGTCGCTGCACATGCGGCTGCAGGGGGCATGGATCCTTGCCTATGCGCAACAATCCGGAGCACCCTTTCATCATTTGGCAACCGAACTGCGCCAGACGTTGCCGCGCTGATCTGTAATGTTGATGCGGGCAGGGGAGGGGGCTCTAAAATTGTCAGCTGACAATTTTCACCGCAATTGGTGGTCGGACAGAGGGCGCCCCTCAGATCCCCGTCAGCGCCAGGTCAAGCGCCTGCATGATATCGCTGTCACAGGATGCGAGGTTCAGGACAGGCGTTTTCAGCAGCGCAGCGGGAACGGCTGAGAGGAATTGCGTCACCATCACATAGCGCCCTGAGCGAATGTCAAATATCGGGTTCAGCCGCTTTGCCGGGGCCGGTGCAGCATCAAACGGCATCAGCGGCACAACGATCCGCGTGTTCAGGCTCTCAAGAAGATCAGCCTGAACATCCAGAAGATACCCGGTGCTGTCGGGGCTGGTGTAGACGTCGAACCTGGCCATCAGAAGGGGCGATAGCGATCCAGAGGCAAGCCATTTTCCTCGACCCACCGGTTTGACGATTGCAGTGCGGCCGCGTTTTCGCGTTTCCACTCTTCAGTCTTGGCTTCCTGCACGGCCTGCCGCAAACCCGCTTCAGCCGCCTGGGACAGATTGACCCCAAAGGAGCGTGCCTCGGACAAAAGCCCCTGATCCAAGGTCAGGTTTGTCGGTTTTTTGGGTACGGACTGTGACTGCATAGATCCACCTCGCTCATGCGCATTATATATGCGCAGTTCTGCTGTGGTCAAGTTTTGGAGCCAAGCTAGCGTCGACCTGTCGATCCTGCCCCTTGAAGTTCAGGAAGGTTCTTCTCACCATCCCCGAGATGCCGGGTATCGAGTGAAGCGCGACTACAGCCTACTGGTTGAGATGCGAAGGATCGACGGAGCGTTCTTTTGCCCTGTTATCTCTGGTCTGGTCTTGGTTAGTTACGCGAAATTGAAGCCTGCTCAATGCGCCCGTTTCTCAGTTTATGGCGACGCAGATAGACGAAGCGGCAAAATCGCGCGACCAGCGGTGTTTTCCAACCTGCGTCCACGATGATCCGGTCGACCCAGCGGCAGCCGTCAGGGGCTGGGGTCACGCTAAGCGTATGGTCCCAGCGATTGATGCTTGGGTTATGTTCTTCACTTTCAAGCAAGCGTTTTTCGCGATCCAGGCGCACGACGTTCATCACGTGGTTCCGTGTGGTGAATAAGCCGAGAAATGTGACGTCAACGCTGAACCTATCACCCTCTTGAACCTCCTTTTCAGGAAAGCCGTGATACACTGCCAATCCGCGCATCGCTTCCAGCATTTCTTCACCTTGCAAGGCACGCCTGAAGACCGCATCAGCGTCTTCCGGGTAATGCGCGATAATTTCAACTGCTCTGGTCACAGGGAGGCCTTTCCTGCCAACTTGTAAATGCAAAATATCGTGTTGCGCGATGGATCTTGCCCCACGCGGCACGACTGGTTGAGGCTTTGACGTGCACCAGAAATTCAGGTGTCTTTCAAACCAAAGATCTTACGATATTTTGGGATAAACAGGCTCTCGCCTTTCATCTTTCTCGTTACCCAGTTACCAAATGTCGCGAAAATCCAGCTAGCGCCAATTTGAGACCCCAATGGTAGAAGCAAGGGCCCACGCTGCCATGGTTTGTAGCGCTTTGTCTGTTCGACAGTTCTGCCATCCACGACCTGCCGCAGCATCTTTGCCATCCATGGCACCTGGCGCGTGATCGCGACAATGGTCATCCCGTCGCCAGTGTCAGCGATGTCGCCCAAGGCAAAGACGTTCTGGTAGGATGGCGAAGGCCGCAACCAAGGATCAACTTTGGCCCGCCCTTTGGCTGACAGGACACTTCCGGGCAGTTCCCTTAGAACAGACATCTGCGGTACTGACCCAACCGCGGGCACAACTAGGTCTGCATCAATGACGGTACCATCTGTCAGCGTCACCGAGCCTGCATGAGGTTCGTCTTTATGCTGCAGTTGCTTGACGCGCTGACCCATAACCAATTCTACACCCAGCTTTTCCAACTTACGGTGCAGTCGCGCCCCAAATTTGCGCGGATAATCAGGGAACAAGTTAGAGTCGGCTGAAATCAACGTTACCTTTATATCATCGCGCATCGCGGCAATCTCACCGGCGAGTTCCGTCCCTACTGCCCCGGCACCGACAATAACC
The genomic region above belongs to Phaeobacter gallaeciensis DSM 26640 and contains:
- the repB gene encoding plasmid partitioning protein RepB; this translates as MARKGILSSDTTPTTAQRSEPKARMMPRGAVGALQSSLTRLQENAVQDIDAALIDDAGLEDRLGLDDAAHRQLVESLRTYGQQVPVLLRPNTKVQGRFEIVYGRRRLKALRELGVPVKAMIRQLDDHALVMAQGQENTARQDLSFIEKASFAAQLQDSGYDRQTIAAALSIDMPMVSRMLKVGTAFELDFLRQIGSAPGIGRERWMALAKAMQEPGARARVIDRMRTPNFPASPSDARFEAALALAQQASREKSKPKPLKAAARVLEGPDGRPLADLRRSGRGVSVTIAAKDNAEFDAWFEANAETLLNELHERFTTETSEE
- the repC gene encoding plasmid replication protein RepC, coding for MKYPLRIGPVNSVRCTGVDDFCLFVKNCMKHASQAAFGMAEPCALPSVDKWDILSALTKAAPEFGVSHRTLSVLKTLMTFLPEQMIAAERGGAVVFPSNRKLSERLNGMPESTMRRHLAKLVETGIVCRQDSPNRKRFARNIGADRAIAYGFDLSPLAVHAAQVHAIAAENALKAERIAVLRDRLALLRQEILASCQQLSPLPQETLERARLTLRRRTDEADLTALVDALTGIAATLPAPPTRDTQLKTCARSAEMSGSDNQNGRHIQYSNKSISDSEGPSQQETTETEETAAQSIEAPLQDVLSSCHEYRQFFPDGIRSWHDLTRTANQLVPMMGIEQPVFHEAERIMGSQIASTLVLCMLERVGEIRSPGAYLRRLSQKAQVGQFSIKTIIASIRQRQKLSADNFETVPG
- a CDS encoding alpha/beta hydrolase family protein, whose translation is MMEQAAEKVAIPCAGSTIVGTFYRASGSPRASLVLNGATGVPQRFYRHFVQWAVQQGLNVLTYDYRDFGESLTRHQKDSPLTMADWMLDDQSAALAALVNLAPHGPIWVLGHSLGGLGVAFHDYDPRVTRITTIGSGFAYHWDHPWSYRPLVLTFWFLLGPLATALMGYLPGKSLGFGSDLPAGVYWQWRRWCTRRDFFASDIGSALPRPDYKRPLPQLRICVAKDDVVVPPSGVQRYADTLRDCGGRFVTFDPAEYDRKFLGHIELLGAGNEAVWSDLLALSETTHEDIDAVRA
- a CDS encoding TetR/AcrR family transcriptional regulator, giving the protein MSSSENRDKLIRIASRLFRSKGYDGVGLKEILVAAELPKGSLYYHFPGGKVELADAATRWAGDWVARMLGQCFNVATSFEEGGMKACEALAAAAEHNNSVPACPVVSILQAAPSEPALRKTAEEIYDTWTAGLVGQAKRFGIADPQQSALSLHMRLQGAWILAYAQQSGAPFHHLATELRQTLPR
- a CDS encoding CcdB family protein, with product MARFDVYTSPDSTGYLLDVQADLLESLNTRIVVPLMPFDAAPAPAKRLNPIFDIRSGRYVMVTQFLSAVPAALLKTPVLNLASCDSDIMQALDLALTGI
- a CDS encoding type II toxin-antitoxin system CcdA family antitoxin; the encoded protein is MQSQSVPKKPTNLTLDQGLLSEARSFGVNLSQAAEAGLRQAVQEAKTEEWKRENAAALQSSNRWVEENGLPLDRYRPF
- a CDS encoding NAD(P)/FAD-dependent oxidoreductase encodes the protein MTVLAQRTLRPLSVMRKQNKELIFVDKKRLVIVGGGYAGAELAKAMDPYVDVTLIEPRAAFVMSSAAIRAMVDPSLLDRIIMPYDSLLTRGRVIRGRARTVGENNVTLADGDVIPADMVVVATGSTYATPFKPVSEDIVEFRRTAEATAAKLAASRSVVIVGAGAVGTELAGEIAAMRDDIKVTLISADSNLFPDYPRKFGARLHRKLEKLGVELVMGQRVKQLQHKDEPHAGSVTLTDGTVIDADLVVPAVGSVPQMSVLRELPGSVLSAKGRAKVDPWLRPSPSYQNVFALGDIADTGDGMTIVAITRQVPWMAKMLRQVVDGRTVEQTKRYKPWQRGPLLLPLGSQIGASWIFATFGNWVTRKMKGESLFIPKYRKIFGLKDT